A portion of the Mesobacillus jeotgali genome contains these proteins:
- a CDS encoding CAP domain-containing protein, translated as MRQLFLFLIIGAMAYFSWPYLSENKDIQNIKTELEQLKENPELASAIEKLNEGINQLIWQVNEKKEELTQEEKLLPKVAKPDLETPSEKTFTLHNIGIGDVKGEVEKQLGAPKRVSVNEYGTEWHAYHQNFQNFIMVSYGKDGAVSALYTNQDLIAAKNGIKYGMPKDTVRQTLGEPLGEIRKGLVYYQFQEDQDYDVYNLDDSYVTVFYDKHRNNTVTAIQIVSEKLEQSKAGFYTEANDALKEGFEYQLFDVTNASRVVHGLGILTWDDQVRVTARKHSADMAENSYFSHTNPEGQSPFDRMAEDDIAFSVAGENLAYGQFSSIFAHEGLMNSLGHRENILKPDFELLGVGVAFGPKHEPYFTENFYTKRKF; from the coding sequence TTGAGACAATTATTCTTATTTTTGATCATAGGTGCCATGGCTTATTTTTCGTGGCCATATCTTAGCGAAAATAAAGACATTCAAAATATAAAAACTGAACTAGAGCAGCTAAAAGAAAACCCCGAGCTCGCTTCTGCAATAGAGAAGTTAAACGAAGGAATCAATCAGCTGATCTGGCAGGTCAATGAGAAGAAAGAGGAATTGACGCAGGAGGAAAAACTCTTGCCAAAGGTAGCTAAACCAGACCTGGAAACACCTTCTGAGAAAACGTTCACGCTCCATAATATCGGGATTGGTGATGTAAAGGGTGAAGTAGAAAAACAGCTCGGCGCCCCGAAGCGTGTTTCTGTAAATGAATACGGTACGGAGTGGCATGCCTATCATCAGAATTTCCAGAACTTCATAATGGTCTCATACGGCAAAGATGGCGCAGTGAGCGCTTTGTATACAAATCAGGATTTAATTGCTGCCAAAAACGGCATTAAATACGGAATGCCAAAAGATACCGTTCGTCAGACACTCGGGGAACCATTGGGCGAGATCAGGAAAGGGCTAGTGTATTACCAGTTCCAGGAGGATCAGGACTATGACGTTTATAATCTGGACGACAGTTATGTCACGGTATTCTATGATAAACACAGAAATAATACAGTAACAGCAATCCAGATTGTCAGCGAAAAATTGGAGCAAAGCAAAGCCGGGTTTTATACAGAAGCAAACGATGCGTTGAAGGAAGGATTTGAATACCAGCTGTTTGACGTCACCAATGCTTCCAGGGTTGTACATGGTTTAGGGATACTGACTTGGGACGACCAGGTCAGGGTAACTGCCCGCAAGCACAGTGCCGATATGGCGGAAAACTCGTATTTCAGCCACACGAATCCAGAAGGACAGTCACCTTTTGACAGGATGGCGGAGGATGATATTGCGTTTTCTGTTGCTGGGGAAAATCTCGCGTATGGCCAATTCAGCAGCATCTTTGCCCATGAAGGCTTGATGAATTCACTGGGACACCGCGAAAATATCTTAAAGCCTGACTTTGAGCTTCTCGGTGTAGGCGTTGCGTTCGGACCAAAGCATGAGCCCTATTTTACCGAAAATTTTTATACGAAGAGGAAGTTTTAA